From Sardina pilchardus chromosome 9, fSarPil1.1, whole genome shotgun sequence, a single genomic window includes:
- the optc gene encoding opticin, with protein MVDDMRMALLVALLVALSLIVRSDSAPPLDSEPVIYDLENYDEGLWDLENFAEGYDYEEIEVGTLAPPPTLEPPAIIPDSEVEAEVTESPLPTQASTPPTLVFTAMGLFGPETGLDMPTCLLCVCISGSVYCDDAELDQIPPLPKDTTHFYARFNKIQQVQTRDFANLNQLKRIDLTGNQISSLEEDVFRSMPQLQDLLLTDNRIQALPELPKTLKYLDVSNNQLKNVGIHDEAFKDMSNLQFLYLSKNLLDYVPVPLPDSLRALHLQNNNIQTLHADTFCNSHNVHYVRRHLEDIRLDGNPLDVGIFPRAYVCLTRLPVGNAH; from the exons ATGGTAGATGATATGAGG ATGGCGCTATTGGTGGCTCTCCTCGTGGCCCTGAGTCTGATTGTACGGAGCGACAGTGCCCCACCACTGGATTCAGAACCAGTCATCTACGACCTAGAGAATTATGATGAGGGCCTCTGGGATCTAGAGAACTTTGCAGAGGGCTACGACTATGAGGAG ATTGAAGTGGGCACACTAGCTCCGCCTCCAACCCTTGAGCCACCTGCCATCATCCCCGACTCTGAGGTCGAAGCAGAGGTCACTGAGTCTCCTCTTCCCACCCAAGCGTCCACCCCGCCCACCCTAGTCTTTACTGCCATGGGACTGTTTGGCCCGGAAACAGGATTAG ACATGCCCacctgtttgctgtgtgtgtgtataagtggcAGTGTTTACTGTGATGATGCTGAGTTGGACCAGATCCCTCCTCTGCCAAAGGACACCACTCACTTCTACGCCCGCTTTAACAAGATCCAACAAGTTCAAACCAGGGACTTTGCCAACTTGA ATCAGCTGAAGCGCATTGACCTGACAGGAAACCAGATCTCTTCTCTTGAGGAGGATGTTTTCAGGTCCATGCCCCAGCTACAAGATCTTCTCCTAACGGACAATCGTATTCAGGCTCTACCAGAACTCCCCAAAACCCTCAAGTATTTGGATGTCAGCAACAACCAGCTGAAAAATGTTGGAATTCATGACGAAGCCTTTAAG GACATGAGCAACCTTCAGTTCCTGTATCTGTCCAAGAACCTACTGGACTACGTCCCTGTTCCGCTGCCCGATAGCTTGCGAGCACTCCATCTCCAG AACAACAACATCCAGACACTCCACGCAGACACCTTTTGTAATAGCCACAACGTTCACTACGTCCGGAGACATCTGGAGGACATCAGACTAGATGGCAACCCACTAGATGTCGGCATCTTCCCCCGGGCTTACGTGTGCCTGACTCGCCTTCCCGTCGGGAACGCACACTAA